In the Sphingobacterium sp. PCS056 genome, CCATCACTTGACTGATCGAACGTAAGGATTGCTGTAAAGATGATACTAAAGCGGTATCGGTCAATAAAGAGCCAACCACTCCTCGACCTTCCACCAACCCGCGTGAAATCTCTACGAAATCTGTAGTAATTTTTGCCAGATTCTGATTATTTAACTGCAAAGTTTCCATCATTGCCTCCATATCAGCAGCTTTTGCCGAACGAAGAAAGTCGTTCGCTTCGATTGAAGGTGCATTTTGAGAACCACCCGATATCACAATAATCTTATTACCAATAAGACCGTCAGATCCCAATTTGGTAATGGCATCTTTACGGATATATTCAGCAGATTTTTCTTCGATCGTCATCACAACTTCGACATCTTGTAGATTCTTGAAATGAATATTTTTTATAATACCAACTTTAACACCTGAAAACCAAACATTACTTCCTACTTTCAAACCAGCGACATCAGGAAAAGATGTCGTAATTTCAAAGGTTTTTGTAAATTTCTTTTGCTGGCTACCCAGTATAAATATACCCGCAATCAGAATAGCTAACCCTATAAAAACAAATAGTCCAACTATCACTGCTCTCTTATTTTCTGCTTTGCTCATTTAATTAAACAATAAAATTATAATCATAAAACGCTTTAACTCGCGCATCATTTGTTTCAAATATTTCTTTAAAAGATCCCTGTCTCTCAAATTTCCCATCTAATAGCATTACAATGCGATCACCCACTGATCGCGCGCAAGCTAAATCATGTGTAATAATAATGGATGAGGTTTTATAACGCAGCTGGACTTCATTGATTAGACTATTGATATCTAAACAAGTGATCGGATCTAATCCCGCAGTAGGCTCATCGTACATCATAATATCTGGACGTAAGATCAATGTACGCGCGATACCAATTCTTTTTCGTTGACCTCCTGATAATTCTGAAGGCATTTGATTAATCGCTTGTGATAACCCTACACCCTCCAATACATCTTCTACTTCTTTATTAATTTCTGTTCTTGTCAGATTTCTTTTATTACGTATCAATGGAAATTCCAAGTTTTCCCGAACAGTCATACTGTCGTACAAAGCACTGTTCTGAAATGAAAATCCAATTTTTAAACGTAGTTTCATCAGATCATGATCTCTTAAATCGTTGACCGAAATCCCTAAAACATTTATTGTTCCGTTATCTGGCTTCAATAAACCCGCAATAAGCTTAATCAGGACTGATTTACCTGTACCTGATCGTCCCAATACGACTAAGTTTTCTCCACGGTATAAATCTAGATCTACATTTTTCAAAACATGATTTTCACCAAATGATTTACTGACCCCACGTAGGGTAATAACAGCATCCTGATAATCAATATGTGTTTTAGCTTTTTCCATACCTAATTTATTATCGCTAAAATTTGTACAATAATAATCTCTTCAATAAAAACTAAGAACATAGAGGCAACAACCGCAGCATTAGCTGCTTTACCCACACCCTCTGTCCCTTTTGAGGAATAATATCCACAATAACAACTTACTGCTCCAATTGTAAAACCAAATACGACAGCTCTAAACACCATCGCCCATAAATCTTGATAGCCAATGGTTTCAAATACTTGCGTAAAGAAACTTAAAAAGCTTAAATCATCTTTGGATGCCAAACTCAGGTATCCACCTAGCAGTCCAATTCCTGCAACATAAA is a window encoding:
- a CDS encoding MlaD family protein, with the translated sequence MSKAENKRAVIVGLFVFIGLAILIAGIFILGSQQKKFTKTFEITTSFPDVAGLKVGSNVWFSGVKVGIIKNIHFKNLQDVEVVMTIEEKSAEYIRKDAITKLGSDGLIGNKIIVISGGSQNAPSIEANDFLRSAKAADMEAMMETLQLNNQNLAKITTDFVEISRGLVEGRGVVGSLLTDTALVSSLQQSLRSISQVMASANTATSNLVLLTDKLNSKKGLVHDLATDTAVFASLRSSAAQLQGVSQTANALMTNLNAASNKLNNKDNAIGTLINDPTVGNELREVVRNLNTSTAKLDQNMEALQSNFLLRGFFKKKEKETKKANQQALKDSIQ
- a CDS encoding ABC transporter ATP-binding protein; the protein is MEKAKTHIDYQDAVITLRGVSKSFGENHVLKNVDLDLYRGENLVVLGRSGTGKSVLIKLIAGLLKPDNGTINVLGISVNDLRDHDLMKLRLKIGFSFQNSALYDSMTVRENLEFPLIRNKRNLTRTEINKEVEDVLEGVGLSQAINQMPSELSGGQRKRIGIARTLILRPDIMMYDEPTAGLDPITCLDINSLINEVQLRYKTSSIIITHDLACARSVGDRIVMLLDGKFERQGSFKEIFETNDARVKAFYDYNFIV